Below is a window of Camelina sativa cultivar DH55 chromosome 11, Cs, whole genome shotgun sequence DNA.
GAAAATCTTCGTCAGAGGTTGCATAAAACACACTCGATGGATTGGAATGTCATGGTTGCATGTGCTCATTCAGGGAAGACTAGCTATGCACATTATCTTCGGGTCTTCAAACTTCTTGGCTTCAAGCCATCCATTGAGATAATGGGTTCATAACTTCATATATAGATGGAGAACTTAAGAAGGCAGTAGATGTTGTCAAGAGCATGTCGATCTACAAACCAAATCAAGAGATAGTTGTGAGCATTTTAACCCGGCAAAAACCATCCAAAGAATCCcattacttttgttaaaaaatttgtacGGCAGATAGATTTGGCCGCTATTACCCTAGTTACCATTCGGACATTTAATTTCTTCGGATATAACTGTCACGTGTCAACTATCTTCGGTTTGATTTATATTAGTCCATTCCGTTCACATATGCCGTTATACTGACATTTGACGGTGACACCTGTGTCTACATCATCTCTATGGTATAATAACAAGAAGATGTGATACATAGCTGAGcgtgagagacagagagattaAATTGGGCCTATAGTTGTCAAAGATTCAAAATATCACGTAATGGGCTTCAAAGTTAActtattccaaaatttagaagttAATTATCTCGGCGTTGATAACCCTAAATTTCCAATTCGATTTGAAGATCTTACTCACCCCATCTTTTCTTTTCGATGCTCACAATTTCATCGCTAAGAAATATCAAATCGGGGTTTCGGAATTCACAAATTCGCAAGAAAGTGGGAACTTTTTGATATTTATCCATTAATTAGCCCAGCCATGGGAGGTCACGGTGGTTTGAACATTCTTCCACAGAAGCGATGGAACGTTTACAACTTCGACAACCGAGAAAAAGTCCGAAAAGACGAAGAAGCTGCCGCTAGAGAAGAGCAGATCAAACGCGAGGAAGCTAGAAAACGAGATGCTGAGTCTCGTCTCGAGGTGCTCCGTAACGTCCGTGGCTTAGCGCCTCTCAAACGAGCTTCTCCGGAGGCAGAGAAGGGTAAAGACGAGGCGGTGGTGGCTGCTGCTGTTAAATCCACCACCGCTGTTGTTGTGGAGAGTGTTGAACCGGAGGAGCCTAAGACTGGTCATATTAATCTATTCGTAGGGATTAGGATCTTTGATCCGATTGAGATCCCTAAGAACGATAAGCCTGCGGAGGAGGAAGAtcagagaaggaaaaaaatgaggAAAGAAGCGGCTGCGACGGCGAGAGCTTCTGCTAAGGATGCTGCAGCGAGGGCGGGTGATCCAGATGAGGAGAAGTATAGATTGGGGTATGGGGTTGCTGGTAAAGGTGTGAAGCGTCCTTGGTATCTTGAGAAACGtaatgatgaggaagatgatagTGTTCGTGGTGAGGATGATGGTGGATATAGAGGTGATGaagctaagaagaagaagatgagtggtgGGAAGAAGAGCTTGATGGAGCTGAGAGAAGAAAGGTTGAAGAGGGAGAGGGTtgagaaggaaagagagagagcccTTTTCATGAAACAGAGCCAGAGAGACGGTGGCTTTTCCCGGAGGTGAGTCTTTTGATTACGTTGGTGGTTCTGGTTTCATACTTCAGTTTCATACTTACTATGATTTTATACTTAATTTGTGTAGTGGTGTTTGTACATATTAGTACTTACTGTTGCTTGATTCCTATCCTTAGTGTTGTTTTATTGCGTAGTGCTACTTGATGCTTGTAACTTCATTTGTGTTGATAGAACCATGGTAGATAGTTTGGATTGGAGTGTGATAGATAACTGGGGTTCTATGAATCAATAGTTTACCAGGTCATAGCCTTTTGTATATATGAAAGTTTATTGAAGCATGGTTGTTTGTTAGTTTGAATGTTTGATGGTAGCATTTAGACCCTGAAAGTTGGAACTATGTgggtattatttttgtttcaacatTGGGTTGGAGAACTGTTTTGGTTGCTGCTCCCCATTGGTTCCAAGTGGAACAAGCAAAGAAAACCTATGGTCATCAGAAAAGAGTGCATTTAATTGAATGATCTAGTAATTAGTTTGTGAAATTGTGTAGGCGATTTAAAGGTAGTTTAAATAGTACACGATTGTGAACCTGTCTATTTCATAGTAACTTCATTTGTGCTGATAGAATCATGGTAGATAGTTAAGAGTTCGTTTTGCAGACATCAAAGTCTATTGTCCTTTCCTAATAGAAACAGAGGCTCGGAAGGATTCAGTGCCCAATGAGTTACGCAGGAAGTGTGGTAGATTTAAACACAAATTGCATTTGATATGGACCCAATTTTAAGAGTTTTCTTGTATCAATGTCATAGACTCATAGGTCTCTCCCCCGTTGATAGTAAAAACTAGAATCTTCTTTTCGACAGTTGAATATCTACTTCGCACTACCAATACCAGAATTAGTAATGGGTGTGAGGTAGAGAGACTTAAATAGCCTTATTTTTGGTGAGTGTGTGCATATATAACCTTAGGCTCATAACCACTTCAGGCACACTAATATTTCTGCTACAATGACATATCAGAACTAAGAGTGAAGTTAAAGAACTGTTTTGGTAGCTGAAATCCCGTTGGTTCCTACTTTGAATAGTCACACCAAAGTGATAATTTTGAGTAGAAGGGTATCATAGATGATTGCTAAAATTAGTTGTGAAATTTCTGCAGGCGGTGATGGAAATCAAAAGGATGACAAAGAAGACTTGATGCAAAGATTTTAAAGGTGGTTCCACGTCTCAAAAGCCCCTTTTGTCGTCTATCTATAGGTGTGTATAGAGATGTTTCTACAGATAGAAAAGCAGAAAGAATGTGTAGTGAGTTTGATGGTGGAACCTTTATTATTGTTTCCTGCTCAAAGAGTTATATTTGTGCCCCCTATATTCGACACCCATAGCAAAGGTTTTGTAAAAATGCTTTGCAATTCAACAAAGACCTTTGGAAAATGATAAACAAATGAGAGGAATCATAAAGGACAATGCATATGACAAAAAGCTGTGTCGTTGAAACATACCAAAATATGTTTTGTCGTTGAGACATCATCCAAAGTACtgataaaacataaaaaggaaATGATCCACAAAACAAACGGCACAATCCCAGAAAAAGGGTCCACTCTAGAAAAGACAAATCCACAAACTCAGAAGATTCATCATGGAAATGATCAAACTGGAGGGATGAGGAGGCGAATCACACCGTTCTTGGCGATGGTTTTGACTCGACGGCTGGGAATGTCAACAGGAGCAGAGAGCATAGCCACGTCACCAGAGTAGAAACGGCCACCTGAGTCGTGGCTAACAGCAGGAGCTTCACCAGTCACCTTCACTCGCCCATTCGTGACAGAGACAGTGAAGTTCTCTTTTGGAACTCCCGGCATGTCTACGCGCACGTACAGTTTGCCGTTTTGGAGCTGCTTCGACTCATAAGCCATGACCGATATTGGGATCACCCAAGGATGTGGTTGCAATACCGGACCGGTTAACGCCGGGTCTGATCCACACATACATACACGATACAACACaaatactctgtttttaaaCACCCAATCTCAGTActaatataataacaataagAACAATAAGGTTGCAGAGGAGAATACCATTTGGATCGGTGCCAATGCGGCCATGGGGAAATCTGTGAGTGCCACTGCCACGNNNNNNNNNNNNNNNNNNNNNNNNNNNNNNNNNNNNNNNNNNNNNNNNNNNNNNNNNNNNNNNNNNNNNNNNNNNNNNNNNNNNNNNNNNNNNNNNNNNNNNNNNNNNNNNNNNNNNNNNNNNNNNNNNNNNNNNNNNNNNNNNNNNNNNNNNNNNNNNNNNNNNNNNNNNNNNNNNNNNNNNNNNNNNNNNNNNNNNNNNNNNNNNNNNNNNNNNNNNNNNNNNNNNNNNNNNNNNNNNNNNNNNNNNNNNNNNNNNNNNNNNNNNNNNNNNNNNNNNNNNNNNNNNNNNNNNNNNNNNNNNNNNNNNNNNNNNNNNNNNNNNNNNNNNNNNNNNNNNNNNNNNNNNNNNNNNNNNNNNNNNNNNNNNNNNNNNNNNNNNNNNNNNNNNNNNNNNNNNNNNNNNNNNNNNNNNNNNNNNNNNNNNNNNNNNNNNNNNNNNNNNNNNNNNNNNNNNNNNNNNNNNNNNNNNNNNNNNNNNNNNNNNNNNNNNNNNNNNNNNNNNNNNNNNNNNNNNNNNNNNNNNNNNNNNNNNNNNNNNNNNNNNNNNNNNNNNNNNNNNNNNNNNNNNNNNNNNNNNNNNNNNNNNNNNNNNNNNNNNNNNNNNNNNNNNNNNNNNNNNNNNNNNNNNNNNNNNNNNNNNNNNNNNNNNNNNNNNNNNNNNNNNNNNNNNNNNNNNNNNNNNNNNNNNNNNNNNNNNNNNNNNNNNNNNNNNNNNNNNNNNNNNNNNNNNNNNNNNNNNNNNNNNNNNNNNNNNNNNNNNNNNNNNNNNNNNNNNNNNNNNNNNNNNNNNNNNNNNNNNNNNNNNNNNNNNNNNNNNNNNNNNNNNNNNNNNNNNNNNNNNNNNNNNNNNNNNNNNNNNNNNNNNNNNNNNNNNNNNNNNNNNNNNNNNNNNNNNNNNNNNNNNNNNNNNNNNNNNNNNNNNNNNNNNNNNNNNNNNNNNNNNNNNNNNNNNNNNNNNNNNNNNNNNNNNNNNNNNNNNNNNNNNNNNNNNNNNNNNNNNNNNNNNNNNNNNNNNNNNNNNNNNNNNNNNNNNNNNNNNNNNNNNNNNNNNNNNNNNNNNNNNNNNNNNNNNNNNNNNNNNNNNNNNNNNNNNNNNNNNNNNNNNNNNNNNNNNNNNNNNNNNNNNNNNNNNNNNNNNNNNNNNNNNNNNNNNNNNNNNNNNNNNNNNNNNNNNNNNNNNNNNNNNNNNNNNNNNNNNNNNNNNNGCAGAGGAGAATACCATTTGGATCGGTGCCAATGCGGCCATGGGGAAATCTGTGAGTGCCACTGCCACGGAGATCTAACAAACATATAAACATGAGTAAACCAATTTCCAAAAGTTTGTGTAGGAAAAGACGGACTTTTAGATTTAGAAAGTTTCTgaataaaaatggaaattaaAATACCTTGTGGGAGACCCCGGCCACGAAGAAATGctgtcaaaatcaaaaacatcaacttttatTCAGAAGCTTAttgaacatataaaaataaaccaaaatagaggaaaaaaaagaaatgagtaATTTACCGATGCAAGAAGAGCGTTGTGGAAAGATGGGAGTCTTGGAGAGGACAAGTCTAAGAACACCATCGGACATGTGAGTGGTGACCCTTGAGATCTCACAGCATCTGCAGACAAGTCCAGTCATAGTAACGTATTGACGGTCTGTGGAGTCGTGTTTTTGAACCTTTGGTGCTTCGGCGTAAACAACCACAGCTTTCTTCGACCGCTCAAGAGAAACACTCACGCCTTCTTCAGGAACTCCAGGCAAATCCATCCTCACGAACAAGTCTGCGTTCTCCAGCATCGTGAACTCAGAGAACCCTTTTGGCCCATGTGTTAGAAACTGGTTGTTGATTGCGTAAAAGCCTTCTGCTTTTTTCTCAacgagagagaaaacaaatcagTTCGAATCGGCGACgtaaaaaagtgaaaaatgtgAATGAGATTTGAGAAAAGAATCATAATACCTGGAGATTGAGGTTGAGGAATAAGAGGAACGGCCATGGCCATGATGAGAGTTCAACAAAGAGTAGTCAAGCTTTTCAGTGCTTTAGGGTTTTTGCGTTTAGTAGTAGTTTCTGGAACTTTATATGGAAGAAGAAGGCAACAAATGAAAATATCTAAACTTCTTAGCTGACGTGGCATGCTTACTTTTGACCTTTTGACGAAATGTTTTAAAAACCTGAAAGTTAATCCGACGGTACCTATTGTCACTTGCGGAAATCACAGCCGTCCAATCTTATTTGGTTTCACACttgatgaattattttttcGCATAGAATTTGTGTACACGTTACTGTCTTATTGTTGATTCTTTGACaacaattttgtaattgttGGAGTATCATTTCACAAATCAATAGACCTTTAATGGTAACAATTTTAAGAAGCCGACCCAAAAGTTTACCAAAtatttgacacaaaaaaaaaaattgtctttttaaaaaaacatatccaAAGTTGATAACATAAGCTAGCTCAAAATATAATGACCATAATCCTTAAAGAAAGTCCACAAATGGTCACGAAtttaaagaaacagaaaacatagcTTCTATCATCATGATGATGAAATATCAAACAGGAGGGGGATGATTAAACGGATCACACCGTTCTTGGcaatggttttgatctaacgGATGGGAATGTTGACGGCAGGAGTTGAGAGCATAGCTACGTCACCAGAGTAGAAACGTCCACTTGAGTCATGGCTAAGAGCAGGAGCTTCACCAGTCACTCTCACTCTCCCATTCACGACTGAGACGGTGAAGTTCTCTTTAGGGACGCCTGGCATGTCTACACGCACGTATAGACCACCGTTTTGAAGCTGCTTGGACTCATAAGCCATCTCAGATCCGTAGTTCACACATGGGTGTGGCATCAATATCCGACCAGTTAACTTCGGATCTGCTCTCCACATATATATcacaacaacgacaacaacaaattaATGTTCTTATTAAGACCAGCCTAAACACTATATGGTATACAACAAATAAGTATACAGATAATAGAtgtttaaatatgtgaatacgTACCATGAGGATCTGTGCCATGGGTGCGAGGACCATCGCCACGGAGAACTATGACCACTGgatgatagagagagaagacaacattTTCAAACGTTAGTAAAggaaaaatgaagactttttaattttgacccaaaaaaaaaatgaagactttgtaatgttttttttttgataatagaCTTTGTAATGTTACAGAGACGATATATCAAAATAGAAAGTTTGGTGAATACGACAGATCGAATAAAAATACCTTCTCCGGATTCTGGGTCAGCAAGAAACGCTGtagaaaacacataaaaaaaacccTGAATTAAAGActgaacaatatatataaaaaaaaaaaaaaaagagaaaaaggtaaatatataatacagaTGCAGGAGGAGCGTTGAGGAGTGATTTTGGTCTTGGTGAGGAGAAGCCTAAGAACACCGTCGGACATGTGGGAAGTGCAGCCGGAGACTTCACAGCATTTGCAGACGAGTCCGGTGGTGGTACCGTAGTTCCGGGGAGAGTAGTCGTATTTGTGTTCCTTGGGTGCGTCGGCGAATATACAAACAGCTTTCTTGGACTGGTCAAAAGAGATCCTCACACCATCTTTTGGAACGCCGGGAAGATCCATCCGAACGAACATGTCTTCGTTCTCCAGCTGCTTGTACTCATAGAACCCTTTTGGCCCATTTACTAGAAACTGGTTGTTTATTGCGTAAAACCCTTCTGCCAGCAGCAACcatcaacaccaacaacaacaacaaaattagattttttttttccagaaaaaaaaaacaaaaaaaaaagaggaaactttGAGTGGTAAATGTAACTATGTAAGCGAAATTTGAGACTGGTTTGAGAGATCTAACCACGAGATGGAGGAACGGAACTAAGAGGGACGACCATGGTTCAACGGCGAGCTAGCGAGTGATGTGTGTTCTGTGAGATTTGTAGCTAGCTGCTTCgggatttagggtttcttcttaTCTATAGTTCCCTACTTCCCTCTCTCTAATTGTTGGCATTTAGGGAGGTTTGAGATCTTTATGGGAGGGAAGGAACAAGACGGAGTTGTCAGGTGAAGACACGACAAAACACTACCTAGCAGACACGTGTCTCTTTTTCATTTGTGATTTCCACCAATATTATTTCGACACGTGTTGTCCTCTTTTCTTGAAACAACTGTCTTACACTGTGATTTATTATTAGCTAACCATTGTGATAACTATGACGTGAGATTGTGTATACAGCCATAATTACTAGTAGTAACTACTAAGTCAAGTTGAAAGTAGCTAGTTTCTTGATgtcaaaaataaacaaaaaagaaggttGCAAGTTTCTTAAGAATATACTGTtgtaactctttttttcttttcttatttgtaAGAAGTAGTTCCTCAAACATACAATTTTCAGTACATAATTAAGTTGTCTTTTAGAGCTATATTATGTAAGTGCATGAGCAATATTATTAAAGTACTACATGCATGAACCCCTAAGATATTTTAAGCAACATAATTGATTACATGATAGAATTACAAAAGAAGTTAACCGACTACTTTCACTAATTGTAGTCAGAGATTTTGATAGAATGGTCCCTcttcaaagccaaagagatgTGTTATGTCTAACACATGAACTAGAAACCAAAGAGATAAACTCTGTTTTGTCAAATTCAAGACTATTCTATTAACGTGACATTGAAGTCTTTAAATACACAAACGAAACAAAACAGATTGATAACCAACCCTAGAAACAAggaacataattaataaaatgggATATGGAATCGTGGTCTTGATATCCTAAAACTAAGGAAACCACTAAGCATCttctttggtttggttcggttatgATCTTATCAGATTTATTTATGAACGGTTTCCCCAAGTCATGATTTTTTAGTTTAGGAGATTAAATTTCTTTCCCCTATCTAAAACTTATATAATGTGTGATTCTTTTGGGATGTCTTTAATTATGAGCTAAGACATGTATTTATTAATCTCAAATTCCATCAAACTAGAGATTTATTAGGAAATAACATTATTccatagaaaatatataactgTAATTTCTATAAAACCACAAAAGGaaattatttcttacatattaGTTGAAATATTGGCAAGTCCAAAGAAAAAGACTAACAGGTGCATATGGTCCATTgttttaaatatgataatttattccGTAAGCATGCAGATAcgataaattataattaattagtacGGAGGGATGATGAGACGGACGACACTAAGCATAGATATTTGCCTCTAGCTAGGGAAGATGGCGACCTTCCTTAATGCCTATGCCTCCGTACCTGGAGATTGAGGTTGAGGACTTAGAGGAACGGCCATGGCCCTGATGAGAGTTCAACAAAGAGTCAAGAGATCAAGCTTTTCAGTGCtttagggtttttgggtttagtAGTTTCTGGAAGAAAGGCAACAAAGGAAAATATCTAAACTTCTTAGCTGACGTGGCATGCttacttttgacttttgaccTTTTGACGAAATGTTTCAAAACCTGAAAGTGAATCCGACGGTACATATTATCACTTGCGGAAATCACAGCCGTCCAATCTTATTTGGTTTCACACAtgaagaattattttaaatcatacTTTATCTTTATCGCGTAGTATTTGTGTACACGTTACTGTCTTATTGTTGATTCTTAGACAACTCAGTTTTGTAGTAATTGTTAGTATCATTTTACAAATCAACAGACCTTTAATGGTAACAATTTAAAGAAGACCCCAAAGTTTACCAAAtatttgacacaaaaaaaagtttgtctttttttaaaaacatatccAGAGTTGATAACATAAGCTAGCTCAAAATATAATGACCATAATCCCTAAAGAAAGTCCACAAAAGGTCACGAAtttaaagaaacagaaaacatatataGCTTAATCATCATGATTATATAATGAAATCAAACGGGAGGGATGATTAAACGGATCACACCGTTCTTGGCAATGGTCTTGATCTTACGGATGGGAATGTCGATAGGAGTGGAGAGCATAGCCACGTTACCAGAGTAGAAACGTCCACTTGAGTCGTGGCTAAGAGCAGGAGCTTCACCAGTCACCTTCACTCTCCCATTCTCGACTGAGACGGTGAAGTTCTCTTTGGGAACGCCCGGCATGTCTACACGCACGAAGAGACCACCGTTTTGAAGCTGTTTGGACTCATAAGCCATATCAGATCCGTAGTTCACACATGGGTGTGGCATCAATATCCGACCCGTTAACGTCGGGTCTGCTCCAcatatcacaacaacaacaaatattcTTATTTAGACCAGCCAAATTAACACTATTacaatatatacaacaaatatgtatgGGTAAAAAATGTGAATATACCATGAGGATCTGTGCCATGGGGGAATTTGTGAGGACCATCGCCACGGAGATCTATGACCCAcacagatagagagagaaaagacaACATTTTCAAACGTTAGTGAAGGAAAaatcaagacttttttttaaccaaaaataatgaaGACTTTGTAATGTTCTCAGAGACGATATATCAAAATAGAAAGTTTGGTGAAGACGACAGATCATAtcgaacaaaattaaaaaacaccTTCTCGGAAATCTGGGCCAGCAAGAAACGCtgcagaaaacacaaaattaattcAAGAGTTTTTGTTAGTAaccaaaaaatgtttattatcaacataaatgtaatttaaaataaagaaagaaaagtgtaAAAACATACAGATGCAGGAGGAGCGTTGAGGAGTGATGTTGGTCTTGGTGAGGAGAAGCCTAAGAACACCGTCGGATATGAGGGAAATGAAGCCGGAGATTTCACAGCATCGGCAGACGAGTCCGGTAGTGGTACCGTAGTTCCGGGAAGAGTAGTCGTATTTGTGTTCCTTTGGTGCGTCGGCGAAGATACAGACAGCTTTCTTGGACTGGTCAAGAAAAACCCTAACACCATCTTTTGGAACGCCGGGAAAATCCATCCGAACGTACATGTCTTCGTTCTCCAGCATCTTGAACTCCATAAACCCTTT
It encodes the following:
- the LOC104723463 gene encoding leukocyte receptor cluster member 1-like isoform X1 produces the protein MGGHGGLNILPQKRWNVYNFDNREKVRKDEEAAAREEQIKREEARKRDAESRLEVLRNVRGLAPLKRASPEAEKGKDEAVVAAAVKSTTAVVVESVEPEEPKTGHINLFVGIRIFDPIEIPKNDKPAEEEDQRRKKMRKEAAATARASAKDAAARAGDPDEEKYRLGYGVAGKGVKRPWYLEKRNDEEDDSVRGEDDGGYRGDEAKKKKMSGGKKSLMELREERLKRERVEKERERALFMKQSQRDGGFSRRR
- the LOC104723463 gene encoding leukocyte receptor cluster member 1-like isoform X2; protein product: MGGHGGLNILPQKRWNVYNFDNREKVRKDEEAAAREEQIKREEARKRDAESRLEVLRNVRGLAPLKRASPEAEKGKDEAVVAAAVKSTTAVVVESVEPEEPKTGHINLFVGIRIFDPIEIPKNDKPAEEEDQRRKKMRKEAAATARASAKDAAARAGDPDEEKYRLGYGVAGKGVKRPWYLEKRNDEEDDSVRGEDDGGYRGDEAKKKKMSGGKKSLMELREERLKRERVEKERERALFMKQSQRDGGFSRR
- the LOC104728000 gene encoding putative 57 kDa heat shock protein — protein: MAMAVPLIPQPQSPEGFYAINNQFLTHGPKGFSEFTMLENADLFVRMDLPGVPEEGVSVSLERSKKAVVVYAEAPKVQKHDSTDRQYVTMTGLVCRCCEISRVTTHMSDGVLRLVLSKTPIFPQRSSCIAFLRGRGLPQDLRGSGTHRFPHGRIGTDPNDPALTGPVLQPHPWVIPISVMAYESKQLQNGKLYVRVDMPGVPKENFTVSVTNGRVKVTGEAPAVSHDSGGRFYSGDVAMLSAPVDIPSRRVKTIAKNGVIRLLIPPV
- the LOC104723464 gene encoding putative 57 kDa heat shock protein, whose amino-acid sequence is MVVPLSSVPPSREGFYAINNQFLVNGPKGFYEYKQLENEDMFVRMDLPGVPKDGVRISFDQSKKAVCIFADAPKEHKYDYSPRNYGTTTGLVCKCCEVSGCTSHMSDGVLRLLLTKTKITPQRSSCISFLADPESGEVVIVLRGDGPRTHGTDPHDPKLTGRILMPHPCVNYGSEMAYESKQLQNGGLYVRVDMPGVPKENFTVSVVNGRVRVTGEAPALSHDSSGRFYSGDVAMLSTPAVNIPIR
- the LOC104723465 gene encoding putative 57 kDa heat shock protein, whose product is MVVPLSSLPPSREGFYAINNQFLANGPKGFMEFKMLENEDMYVRMDFPGVPKDGVRVFLDQSKKAVCIFADAPKEHKYDYSSRNYGTTTGLVCRCCEISGFISLISDGVLRLLLTKTNITPQRSSCISFLAGPDFREDLRGDGPHKFPHGTDPHDPTLTGRILMPHPCVNYGSDMAYESKQLQNGGLFVRVDMPGVPKENFTVSVENGRVKVTGEAPALSHDSSGRFYSGNVAMLSTPIDIPIRKIKTIAKNGVIRLIIPPV